In the genome of Panicum virgatum chloroplast, complete genome, the window CCTGGAGCTGTAGGTGGTTCCAAGGGTTGGGCTGTTCGCCCATTAATGCGGTACGTGAGCTGGGTTCAGAACGTCGTGAGACAGTTCGGTCCATATCCGGTGTGGGCGTTAGAGCATTGAGAGGACCTTTCCCTAGTACGAGAGGACCGGGAAGGACGCACCTCTGGTGTACCAGTTATCGTGCCTACGGTAAACGCTGGGTAGCCAAGTGTGGAGAGGATAACTGCTGAAAGCATATAAGTAGTAAGCCCACCCCAAGATGAGTGCTCTCTCCTCCGACTTCCCTAGAGCCTCCGGTAGCACAGCCGAGACAGCGACGGGTTCTCCACCCATACGGGGATGGAGCGACAGAAGTATGGAAATAGGATAAGGTAGCGGCGAGACGAGCCGTTTAAATAGGTGTCAAGTGGAAGTGCAGTGATGTATGCAGCTGAGGCATCCTAACGAACGAACGATTTGAACCTTGTTCCTACACGACCTGATCAAATTGATCAGGCGCTTGCCATCTATCTTCATTGTTCAACTCTTTGATGAAAAGATGAAAAAACCAAAAAAAAGCTCTGCCCTCCCTCTCTATTTATCCAAGAGATGGAAGGGCAGAGTCCTTTGGTGTTCCTTCCAGTTAAGAATTGGGGCTTCACAATTACTAGCCAATATTTCTCTCATGCCTTTTCTCGTTCATGGTTCGATATTCTGGTGTCCTAGGCGTAGAGGAACCACACCAATCCATCCCGAATTTGGTGGTTAAACTCTACTGCGGTGACGATACTGTAGGGGAGGTCCTGCGGCAAAATAGCTCGATGCCAGAATGATAAAAAGCTTAACACCTCTTATTTGACTTTTTCACTATTTTGAAATACGAAAAAGATCCAAATCCAAAACGCAAAGGTCGTCTTATTCAAAACCTCAATCATCACATCCCCTCTCTCCCACTTCACACCTCAGAACGCACTGTTCTTATAGAGAGAAGGGCGCTTTCCCATCTTCTTAACCCGAAATGAAATGGCTGAGGAGAAGAAGGTTCCTTTTGGGGGGTACCCCCGGGAAGAGATCCAGTGGAGACGGGGTGGGCCTGTAGCTCAGAGGATTAGAGCACGTGGCTACGAACCACGGTGTCGGGGGTTCGAATCCCTCCTCGCCCACAGCCTTCCAAAGGGGGAAGGACCTTTACTTTCTCCCTGAGGGTAGGAAAATCATGATCGGAATAGCGGACGTAAAGCTATTGAACTTGGGTATGCTCTTTCCTTTTGTCGAAGTGGAATCGTAGAACAGAATGTGATACGATGAGATAGAATGCAATAGAAACAAGGATAGCGAACGGGTTACCTACTCCTAAGGGTCAAAGCAAGCCTTTTAATTCAATTCTTTATTCTTACATTAAAGAATGAATCAAATCTCCCCAAGTAGGATTCGAACCTACGACCAGTCAGTTAACAGCCGACCGCTCTACCACTGAGCTACTGAGGAACAAGGGGAGATTCGACCTCCTAGAGTTCAACTCCCGCTCTCAACGCGTGAACAATATGAGTCCGAAGCTTCTTTCGTAACTCCCGGAATTTCTTCGTAGTGGCTCCGTTCCATGCCTCATTTCATAGGGAAGCCCAAAGTGGCTCTATTTCATTCTATTTCACTTCCTAGCACTTCCTATCATTTAATATCCATCCCTTTGGTCTTATTGACATAAGAGATGTCATTTATAGTCTATCTCTTTCTATATATGGAAAGTCAAGAAATTCTCATCGAAACATCGAGAAATTGTGCATAAAGAAAGAAAAAAAGGAGACCCTTGCCATGATTTGAAAATCTTTTCTACTTAGTAGTCTAAGTTTCTCGATGAGGATAATTAATTCGGTCGTTGTGGTCGGACTCTATTATGGATTTCTGACCACATTCTCCATAGGTCCCTCTTAGATCTTCTTTCTCCAATCTTGGGTTAGGGAAGAAGGAGATATTCGCGACTACTGGCGGTTTCATTATGGGGCAGCTCATGATCTTCATATCGATCTATTATCCACCTCTGCATCTATTCTTTCTTAGCTAAACGGGTGGAAGATCCATCCAATTTGGTTATATCATGGACTCGAAAAACGGATCTGAATGTGACTGAAATGCACGATCTTCACAGGTATCACTTTTCACGATACCTAAACCTAAAAGGTGGAATAGCGATTTTCGAACCATTTCCTATAAGAGAATGGTTTCCATTACTTTGAGAAATGGATTCTATATCAAACTATAGCTATTGCATTAAAGAAGAAAAGAAACTAATAGAAGTCGAAGACGCGGAATGGTAGTGAATAGAGAAAAAGATTCTTCTGATTTTCTTGTTCCTGAAAATATTCTATCTATCTCCTAGACGCCGTAGAGAATTGAGAATTTTCATGTCTTTCAATTCTCGTACTCGTAATTGGAAAGTTACGGAAGGAGATCCATCATTTTGCAATGAAAACAACATAAAAAACTCTGGACAATTTCTAAATCAGACCAAGCGTCTTAATACATATGCAAAAAAATTCATTATTGGCCCACCATTGATTACAAGATTTAGCTTTTATGAATCGCTATTGGTTTGATACGAGTAATGGCAGTCGTTTCAGTATGTTAAGGATACAGATGTATCCACAATTCATTTAGAGTTACTTAATAGCCTATTTCTTATACTATATCTCTATCCCGTGAAATTCTCGAGCCGAAAGATGGATGCATATGCTGTGTTTCATTTTGCTAAATGATAGCAATTAAATGCTATATCAATTCTATAAATTGGATATAGCAATAAATCAGCAAAATTCTTTTATTTTAGATAGAAGAAATGTTTCTTCTATCTAAAATAAAAGAATGTACCCTTCTATCCAAATCCAATTTGCATCGATACAATAAATCCAAATTCCAGATTCCAGCAGTAGATGAATAATTGCAAATTTTTGTGTGTACGAGATTAGAATAACTTCAAAATAACTGACATAATTTTTTATTTTTCCTGATCAGAAAAATACATGAAAAAGAAAGGAGGTAGAAAAATTTTTTGATTTATGGTTAAAGAAGAAAAACAAGAAAACAGGGGTTCTGTTGAATTTCAAGTATTCAGTTTCACCAATAAGATACGGAGACTTGCTTCACATTTGGAATTACACAAAAAAGATTTTTCATCGGAAAGAGGTCTACGAAGACTTTTGGGAAAACGTCAACGTTTGCTGGCTTATTTGGCAAAGAAAAATAGAGTACGTTATAAGAAATTAATCAGTCAGTTGGATATTCGGGAGAAGTAATTTAATCGTTCGAATTTTTTTCTTATTTTATTAGTAGTCTTATAGTAGTCTTAGATTTTGCATTTTGATGAGCCTCGTTTTGAGGAATTCATGGAATAATCCATTTTCATGGAAAAAAGAATAAGAACAAGGATACATAACATAAAAAAAAGAATAGATAAGACGATATTCTCCCCCCCCCTACAGATTTAATTTCTTCTCCTATACAAAAACCAGCAAGACCCACTCCATTGATAATTCCATCAATGACACCCTTATCAAAAAAATTTGTTAGTTCAGCTAATCCTCTTATACCCAAGATAAAGACCCTAGTATAAAAAAGATCTATATAACCACGATTATATGACCAGCTGTATATCTTTTTTTTTACTTCATCTAAAAAGTTCTTTTTTTGATTCCCTTTTACAAGGGAATTTAGAAAATTTAAATTCTGAAAAAAAGAATAAGTAGATCCATAGAAGATATATGCTATGAATAGACCAAGAATTGCTAAACTTACAGAAGAAATTGCATTAATGATAAATTCATATGAATTTATGGAAGAATTAGAACTTTCCTGGAAAAAGTTTATTGAAGGAGTTAGCCACTTTGATAATATGGTTAACTCCGATATTCCATTACCCTTTATTCCATTATCAAAATGGATTCCTATGGATCCAATGAACAAAGTAAAAAGCAGTAATATAAGAAGAGGAAATAGCATAGTATTTCCCGTTTCATGAGGATAGACAAAAGTGTTTTTAGCCTCAAAGGGAGTGCTAAAGGATCCTATCTTATTTCTTGTATTACCAGGAATTTGGGGTATATTTTTGGAAAAAAAAGAAACTCCACCCTTCATTGTTGATAAAACAAAATCCCTATTAACTCCTTTGGATGGGCCTTTTCCCCATAAGGATATTGAATACAACGAACCTTCTTTAGTACTGCTGTAATTTTGAAAATGAACACGTAAATACCCATCAAAAGTAAGTAAATATATCCGAAACATATAAAATGCAGTTAATCCTGCAGTAAAAGAGGCTATTATTCCAAAAAAGGGTGAATACAACCAACTATTACTAAGGATTTCATCTTTGGACCAGAAGCAAGCAAGAGGTGGAATACCACAAAGAGAAAGTGTACCACATAAAAAAGTAGTTCTTGTAATTGGAACGTATTTTCTTAAACCACCCATAAGAACCATATTCTGACTTTTATCTGGTGAATATCCAACAAGAGATTCCATTGAATGAATAACGGATCCGGATCCTAAGAACAATAAAGCTTTCGAATAAGCATGAGTGATCAAATGGAATAAAGCAGCTTCATAAGAACCTATACCTAGAGCTAACATCATATAACCCAATTGAGACATTGTAGAATAGGCTAAGCTTCTTTTAATATCTCTCTGAGCAAGAGCTAAAGTGGCTCCTAAGAAGAGTGTTATTGTACCTACTAAAGAAATAAAACTCATTATCAAAGGTAAGGATATGAAAAGAGGAAAAAGTCGAGCTAGAAGAAAAATCCCCGCAGCAACCATAGTTGCTGCGTGTATAAGAGCCGAAATGGGAGTGGGCCCCTCCATAGCATCGGGTAACCATACGTGAAGAGGGAATTGTGCAGATTTTGCAACTGCACCAAGGAATAATAAAAAAGCACACAAAGTAGTAAGTAAGGAATTAATCCCATTATTAGGAATCCAGTTATTAGCTATTTTGAACAAATCCCGAAACTCTAAACTACCCGTTATCCAAAAAAAACCTAAAATTCCTAATAACAGACCAAAATCCCCTACACGATTAGTTACAAAAGCTTTTTGGCAAGCACTCGCTGCAATTGGCCGCGTAAACCAAAAGCCTATCAATAAATAGGAACACATTCCGACAAGTTCCCAAAAAAAATAAATTTGTATCAAATTGGAACTAGTAACCAATCCCAACATGGCAGTATTAAAAAAACTTATATAAACAAAAAATCTCAAATATCCTTCATCGTGAGACATATAATCGTCACTATAAATAAGAACCAAGATTCCTACAGTAGTAATTAGTATTAACATAATAGACGTAAGGGGGTCGATCAAGTATCCAAATTCTAAGGAAAAATCATTATTGATGGTCCAAGACCATAGATATTGATAGATAGAACTTCCATTTATTTGTTGAATAGACAGGTGAACGGAGAATACCAGAGCTATACTTAAGAGTAAAATACTAGGAAAAGCCCATATGCGACGAAGATTTTTTGTTGCTGTCGGAATAAGAAAAAGTCCAAATCCCATTGACATAATAACTGGAAGTGGGAGAAGAGGGATTACCCAGGCATATTGATATGTATGTTCCATAAAAAAAGAAATAGCAATTTTTAATTGAAATTTATAGTTCAATTTTTCTATAAAATAGAATTGTTTCCGATTCACCAAACCTACTCTTATCTCTCTCTAAAGGAATTAAAAAAACAAAATAAGAATAAGAAAAAATCCAGGAATTCTGGATTTTTCAAAATTTCTCTCATTAAACAAAAATTCAGAATGGGTTTAGTTGCTTAAATTACAAAAGTGAATCAAAGAATTTCGTTATCTAGTTATTAGTTAAAAAAAATATTTATTAAAATACAAAAAAAGATTGAATCATTTTACTTTCTATTCATTTTTGTATTTCTTTCTCTTAAAATAAAGGAGCTCTCTTGTTTCGTAATTGATTGATTGAATTCCAAAGAAAACCTATATCTATAGTATAGGAAATTCTCAAATATTGCTTACTTCATATAAAAAGGAAATCCTAATGACTAGAATTCTCTAAGTTTTAGAATGTCTTGTTTAAGAGACTAAGTATTTTTTTTTTGATTGGAATTCAATTATGAAATACCGTTCTGAACTTAATTAACTAATTAAATTTTTCCTTTTGAATTGAATTTTACCTTCTTTTTATCTCCCCATCTTATATGGAGGCTTATCCCCCATACCATATATTTATATATGGAGTATATTTGATATATAAATTGATTTAAATAGAAAACCTTAAAAAACTCTTGTCTTATCCACATTAGAAAAAATGAACTAAAAAAGAATTTTGAATTTCAGTATCTTTAAGTATCTAAGTATAAATACTAAGAAAAAACAGAAAGAAGGATTGATTTGCGGCAATAGATGTCTTTCACATACAACTAGAAAAAAGTAATTCTCCTTTTAAATGGCAGTTCCAAAAAAACGTATTTCGATGTCAAAAAAGCGTATTCGTAAAAATCTTTGGAAGAAAAAGACTTATTTTTCCATAGTACAATCTTATTCTTTAGCAAAATCAAGATCATTTTCTAGCGGCAATGAGCATCCAAAACCAAAAGGTTTTTCTGGACAACAAACAAATAATAAGGTTTTGGAATAATCTGAATTGAACTATCCCAACCCAAAGAAATTCCAATTATTTAATATGAATGAATAATTCGGATTAATTAATGAATCCACTTTTATTTATTGAATTCCTCGGTACAATATTCTTAGAACGAATCCCTCCATTATCCTTTATATAGAATAAAAGTTTTTGGTATATTGTGTCCTCAGTATTCTTTTCCTAGCAAAGAACTTTTTTTTGGTAATGGAATCCTCATAAAAAAATATGAGGATTCCATTACCAAAAGTAGACTATTCTTGCAATAGGACTTACAACCTCTACTTATCTTATCCAATCTTATCCAAAATTCCCATATAAATGACTTTAGGACTGGTAAATAATATTAATAAGAGCGTAAAGGCTTTTATTCTATAAATTTTTCTAAAATACAAAATTCTTTGTAGTTAATGATGAAATTCTAATGTTCCTAAATTCTATGGCCTCTCCCAGTCTCGACGATTCGCGAGAAAATAACTATTATTCTTTTAAGTTAACTATTATTTGAAGTTAGCCGCCATGGTGAAATTGGTAGACACGCTGCTCTTAGGAAGCAGTGCTCAAGCATCTCGGTTCGAGTCCGAGTGGCGGCATTCTCGAAAAAGAATACAATAGATTAGAAAATGGATTCAATTCGAAATTTCCAATTTTGTAATGGGACCTTATCCTTATGCTATTTGCAACTTTAGAACATATACTAACTCATATCTCTTTCTCAACCATTTCAATTGTGATTACGATTCATTTGATAACCTTATTAGTTCGTGAACTTAGGGGATTACGTGATTCGTCAGAAAAAGGAATGATAACGACTTTTTTCTCTATAACAGGATTCTTAGTTTCTCGTTGGGTTTCTTCGGGACATTTTCCATTAAGTAATTTATATGAGTCATTGATCTTCCTTTCATGGGCTCTGTATATTCTTCATACTATTCCTAAGATACAGAACTCGAAAAATGATTTAAGCACAATAACTACGCCAAGTACTATTTTAACGCAAGGCTTTGCCACGTCGGGTCTTTTAACTGAAATGCATCAATCCACAATAATAGTACCTGCTCTACAATCTCAGTGGTTAATGATGCATGTCAGTATGATGTTACTAAGCTATGCAACTCTTTTGTGCGGATCCTTATTATCCGCCGCTCTTTTAATCATTAGATTTCGAAAGAATTTCGATTTCTTTTTTAATTTTAAAAAGAAAAAAATTAAAACATTTTTCTTTAGTGAGATTGAATATTTGTATGCAAAAAGAAGTGCTTTAAAAAAAACCTCTTTTCCCGCATTTCCAAATTATTACAAATATCAATTAACCGAGCGTTTGGATTCTTGGAGTTATCGTGTCATTAGTCTAGGGTTTACTCTTTTAACCATAGGTATTCTTTG includes:
- the rps15 gene encoding ribosomal protein S15; translated protein: MVKEEKQENRGSVEFQVFSFTNKIRRLASHLELHKKDFSSERGLRRLLGKRQRLLAYLAKKNRVRYKKLISQLDIREK
- the ndhF gene encoding NADH-plastoquinone oxidoreductase subunit 5, translated to MEHTYQYAWVIPLLPLPVIMSMGFGLFLIPTATKNLRRIWAFPSILLLSIALVFSVHLSIQQINGSSIYQYLWSWTINNDFSLEFGYLIDPLTSIMLILITTVGILVLIYSDDYMSHDEGYLRFFVYISFFNTAMLGLVTSSNLIQIYFFWELVGMCSYLLIGFWFTRPIAASACQKAFVTNRVGDFGLLLGILGFFWITGSLEFRDLFKIANNWIPNNGINSLLTTLCAFLLFLGAVAKSAQFPLHVWLPDAMEGPTPISALIHAATMVAAGIFLLARLFPLFISLPLIMSFISLVGTITLFLGATLALAQRDIKRSLAYSTMSQLGYMMLALGIGSYEAALFHLITHAYSKALLFLGSGSVIHSMESLVGYSPDKSQNMVLMGGLRKYVPITRTTFLCGTLSLCGIPPLACFWSKDEILSNSWLYSPFFGIIASFTAGLTAFYMFRIYLLTFDGYLRVHFQNYSSTKEGSLYSISLWGKGPSKGVNRDFVLSTMKGGVSFFSKNIPQIPGNTRNKIGSFSTPFEAKNTFVYPHETGNTMLFPLLILLLFTLFIGSIGIHFDNGIKGNGISELTILSKWLTPSINFFQESSNSSINSYEFIINAISSVSLAILGLFIAYIFYGSTYSFFQNLNFLNSLVKGNQKKNFLDEVKKKIYSWSYNRGYIDLFYTRVFILGIRGLAELTNFFDKGVIDGIINGVGLAGFCIGEEIKSVGGGRISSYLFFFLCYVSLFLFFFP
- the rpl32 gene encoding ribosomal protein L32; amino-acid sequence: MAVPKKRISMSKKRIRKNLWKKKTYFSIVQSYSLAKSRSFSSGNEHPKPKGFSGQQTNNKVLE
- the ccsA gene encoding cytochrome c heme attachment protein → MLFATLEHILTHISFSTISIVITIHLITLLVRELRGLRDSSEKGMITTFFSITGFLVSRWVSSGHFPLSNLYESLIFLSWALYILHTIPKIQNSKNDLSTITTPSTILTQGFATSGLLTEMHQSTIIVPALQSQWLMMHVSMMLLSYATLLCGSLLSAALLIIRFRKNFDFFFNFKKKKIKTFFFSEIEYLYAKRSALKKTSFPAFPNYYKYQLTERLDSWSYRVISLGFTLLTIGILCGAVWANEAWGSYWNWDPKETWAFITWTIFAIYLHSRTNPNWKGTNSALVASIGFIIIWICYFGINLLGIGLHSYGSFTLPSK